The Rhipicephalus microplus isolate Deutch F79 unplaced genomic scaffold, USDA_Rmic scaffold_14, whole genome shotgun sequence genome contains a region encoding:
- the LOC142784410 gene encoding uncharacterized protein LOC142784410, whose protein sequence is MCSRVGAVSAARVGRGIRCTEKPGEDFQVVLPQLPSGDSVLHTVFLHGNLKARPYRVEHVRDSLARLSLLPEVVALGAYQMNHVWAVTFKDDEGKKKMLAAESFDLKDHRCMVVDPRDRGVRLKLYWLLHGVPDEAVRVALTPYGKVTEISRDKWKVQGCNDKGSTTRSVTLRLHAGVSVDDLPHQLRVAEDMALVVIPGRAPLCLRCRAIGHIRRDCRVPRCGVCRRYGHDDAHCVRSYASIAGPGQTDEVSEHLMDAVDAEEASREDGYTEGPATPPEQSSGAALESTNKGDKHSGAPGTNLDTAAVENDATAASKSSSAAREGGPEATDAEMTKAGAIAFKRARETPDRTGNVDTSAINEPPTKTATGRRPTFKPRPNLSPDRRGTQTSAPP, encoded by the coding sequence atgtgctcccgcgtaggggcggtttcagcggcccgtgtgggccgcggtatcaggtgtaccgaaaagccaggcgaagatttccaggttgttctgcctcagctgccttcaggtgattccgttttgcacacggtttttttgcacggaaacttgaaagccaggccatatcgagtggagcatgtccgagacagccttgctcgtctttcgctgctgccggaagtggttgccctaggggcataccaaatgaatcatgtatgggcagtgacgttcaaggatgatgagggtaaaaagaagatgctggcggcggagtcttttgatctaaaggaccatcgctgtatggtggttgacccccgtgatcgaggtgtgcggctgaagttgtactggcttcttcatggcgtgccggacgaggctgtgcgagtcgccttaacgccctacggaaaagtgaccgagataagcagagataaatggaaggtgcagggttgcaatgataaaggttcaaccacgcggtcggtcacgctgaggctacacgcgggcgtgtccgtggacgacctgccacaccaactgCGAGTTGCGGAGGATATGGCGCTCGTCGTAATTCCTGGCAGAGCACCGCTATGCCTCCGATGCCGGGCTATCGGACACATTCGACGGGATTGCCGCGTGCCGCGCTGTGGGGTCTGTCGTCGCTATGGCCACGATGACGCCCACTGTGTGAGGTCGTACGCCAGCATTGCGGGCCCAGGCCAAACAGACGAAGTGTCTGAACACCTGATGGATGCCGTGGATGCCGAAGAAGCGAGCAGGGAAGACGGTTATACGGAAGGCCCTGCCACGCCCCCTGAACAGTCTTCTGGGGCCGCACTGGAATCTACCAATAAAGGCGACAAGCACTCTGGTGCGCCAGGAACGAATTTAGACACGGCAGCAGTAGAGAACGACGCTACAGCAGCGAGCAAGTCAtcttcagctgcgcgagagggcggcccggaagcaacggacgccgagatgaccaaggccggtgctatcgcttttaagcgagctcgtgaaacacctgaccgtaccggaaatgttgacacgtcggccatcaatgaacctccaacaaagacggcgactggtcgtcGGCCTACCTTTAAACCACGACCAAACCTGTCTCCTGACCGTAGGGGCACTCAAACGTCGGCCCCGCCGTAG